The proteins below are encoded in one region of Bremerella sp. P1:
- a CDS encoding CAP domain-containing protein, giving the protein MTRLSLALLLTLSLSTSLVAAPTTTDSQADEKKEVETKKADAKVPGDDFLHKHPTLVKMWHHSNEVRGRYQLPAQRISPELTKAAQDHAWYMARTGQFSHSVNGGFVSRARRHQYPGSPYGEIILYGSPSIPECFNGWLNSPGHRAILLSGAREVGYGYAIGRNGTAYWVGVFGN; this is encoded by the coding sequence ATGACCCGTTTGTCCCTAGCCCTTTTGTTGACGCTGTCTTTGTCCACGTCGCTCGTTGCCGCACCAACCACGACCGATTCCCAGGCCGACGAGAAGAAGGAAGTAGAAACCAAGAAAGCGGACGCCAAAGTGCCCGGCGACGACTTTCTCCACAAGCACCCGACCCTGGTGAAAATGTGGCATCACTCGAATGAAGTTCGCGGTCGGTATCAACTGCCGGCTCAGCGAATTAGCCCGGAACTGACCAAAGCCGCCCAGGACCATGCCTGGTACATGGCCCGTACTGGCCAATTCAGCCACTCGGTCAACGGTGGATTCGTTTCGCGTGCTCGACGTCACCAATACCCAGGCTCTCCCTACGGTGAGATCATCCTGTACGGTTCGCCGAGCATTCCAGAATGCTTTAACGGTTGGCTCAACAGCCCAGGGCACCGAGCCATCCTGCTGAGCGGTGCTCGCGAAGTTGGCTACGGCTACGCGATCGGCCGCAATGGTACTGCCTATTGGGTCGGCGTGTTCGGTAACTAG
- a CDS encoding DUF2293 domain-containing protein, translating into MPQPAYSPGPSQRTVRDAQGNVLKVPAEWSLLPPGDAGLTRRVKAAGQFWAVQEKKGRRMFSRGVWAPTATIGKIKSELEAERSTDAYAKKQKAAAARRDKQQAEYVEDFFGAVVAYLDFHPDYADMANHLAKAVTSHATPVGSGTVARTQRIPIERRAESAVIAWMRHQTTAYDTMKIPRVKGKRREVRRMLAQRSKEVLHQYRMGREIPRNCPLRAALSGAGAGR; encoded by the coding sequence ATGCCCCAGCCAGCTTATTCTCCTGGCCCAAGTCAACGTACTGTCCGTGATGCTCAGGGTAATGTCCTTAAGGTGCCGGCCGAATGGTCGCTTCTGCCACCGGGCGATGCCGGCCTGACGCGGCGAGTCAAAGCTGCCGGCCAATTCTGGGCCGTGCAGGAGAAGAAGGGACGTCGGATGTTCTCGCGAGGCGTTTGGGCGCCGACGGCTACCATTGGCAAGATCAAGAGCGAGCTCGAAGCCGAACGATCGACCGACGCGTACGCCAAGAAACAGAAAGCGGCCGCCGCACGTCGCGACAAGCAACAAGCCGAATACGTTGAAGACTTCTTCGGAGCCGTTGTGGCTTATCTCGACTTTCACCCTGACTACGCTGACATGGCGAATCATCTGGCGAAGGCCGTGACTTCGCATGCGACGCCAGTGGGAAGCGGCACGGTAGCGCGTACCCAGCGAATTCCTATCGAGCGACGAGCCGAGTCAGCGGTGATTGCCTGGATGCGGCACCAGACTACCGCTTACGACACGATGAAGATTCCGCGGGTCAAAGGAAAACGACGCGAGGTCCGCCGGATGTTAGCCCAACGTTCGAAAGAAGTGCTGCATCAATATCGAATGGGAAGAGAAATCCCACGCAATTGCCCGCTTCGCGCGGCATTGTCGGGGGCCGGAGCAGGGCGTTAA
- a CDS encoding DUF1559 domain-containing protein, with the protein MFRARRGHLGFTLVELLVVIAIIGVLIALLLPAVQQAREAARRMSCSNNLKQLGIALHNYHDTFLALPPRQGGPDWTTVTAAPATRHSAFVSLLPFIEANARYDQIVANTQIAWSGSATSGYVGEIDAFICPSDGLFSPSGADRSAEYSPLNYGLCMGDNFSFGGSSTATDPETNVRGIFGYLIYTRFRDITDGLSNTMAMSETIIAPPGSQLGRAVGASTNNPLACRAYLTGNNYTSGALIAQYRCHGQRWQDGRPGYCAITTVLPPNSATCSSQAGAGIYSASSRHPGGVLSMFADGSVRFVPETIDTGNLSTSPVSSGISPFGVWGAIGSKAGGETNASL; encoded by the coding sequence ATGTTCCGCGCTCGTCGAGGTCATTTGGGCTTCACCCTGGTCGAATTGTTGGTCGTCATTGCCATTATTGGCGTTCTGATTGCCTTGTTGCTTCCCGCTGTTCAGCAGGCCCGTGAGGCTGCCCGTCGGATGAGTTGCTCGAATAACCTGAAGCAACTCGGGATTGCACTGCATAACTATCACGACACGTTTCTCGCCCTGCCTCCGCGACAAGGCGGCCCTGATTGGACGACAGTAACTGCTGCCCCGGCCACGCGACACAGTGCCTTCGTCAGTTTGTTGCCATTTATCGAGGCCAACGCACGCTACGATCAGATTGTTGCCAACACGCAGATCGCCTGGAGCGGCAGTGCGACCTCAGGCTATGTGGGTGAGATCGATGCGTTCATTTGCCCATCGGATGGCCTGTTCTCGCCATCCGGAGCAGATCGAAGCGCCGAGTATTCGCCGCTGAACTATGGCCTTTGCATGGGAGACAACTTCAGCTTTGGAGGATCTTCCACTGCGACCGATCCTGAAACGAATGTGCGTGGCATCTTTGGGTATCTCATCTACACACGCTTCCGTGATATTACCGACGGGCTAAGCAACACGATGGCCATGTCGGAAACCATCATTGCTCCTCCAGGCTCTCAATTGGGCCGAGCGGTGGGTGCTTCGACCAACAACCCATTGGCCTGCCGTGCGTATCTAACCGGCAACAATTACACGTCCGGTGCGCTGATCGCTCAGTACCGTTGCCATGGTCAGCGTTGGCAGGACGGTCGTCCAGGGTATTGCGCGATCACTACGGTTTTGCCGCCCAACAGTGCGACGTGCAGTTCGCAAGCTGGTGCCGGCATTTACTCGGCATCGAGCCGGCACCCTGGCGGGGTATTGTCGATGTTTGCGGACGGTTCGGTGCGGTTTGTGCCTGAAACGATCGACACCGGCAACTTGTCGACGTCCCCGGTCTCATCCGGCATCAGTCCGTTCGGTGTTTGGGGGGCAATTGGATCGAAGGCTGGTGGCGAAACGAACGCCTCGCTGTAA